From Nicotiana tabacum cultivar K326 chromosome 20, ASM71507v2, whole genome shotgun sequence, one genomic window encodes:
- the LOC142174301 gene encoding uncharacterized protein LOC142174301, whose translation MAPKLEDPGAFTIHCTIGNAEFFEALCELGANFFILDREVDYEVPIILGRPFLSMGKALVDVKVGELTFRVGDKKVVFHVCKSMRQPYSNEDISGATKEREGYWMDIGRYSRDIPRILHEKD comes from the exons atggctcctaaattggaagatcctggtgctttcacaatccATTGTACCATTGGAAATGCCGAGTTTTTTGAAGCTCTTTGTGaacttggggcaa ATTTTTTCATTCTTGAtcgtgaagtggactatgaggtgccgattattcttggaagaccttttcTTTCTATGGGAAAGGCTCTAGTAGATGTTAAAGTCGGAGAACTTACCTTCCGGGTTGGTGATAAaaaagtggttttccatgtgtgtaagtccatgagGCAACCatatagcaatgag GACATTAGTGGTGCTACAAAAGAGAGAGAAGGATATTGGATGGATATTGGCAGATATTCAAGAGATATTCCCCGCATTTTGCATGAAAAAGATTAA